The proteins below come from a single candidate division WOR-3 bacterium genomic window:
- a CDS encoding bifunctional 3,4-dihydroxy-2-butanone-4-phosphate synthase/GTP cyclohydrolase II: MKNISKRKTITSEFKQVFATVPEAIKLIRRGKMIIVVDDKDRENEGDFVCAAQYITPQKINFMAQYGRGLICFAGTPDLFDRLKLPPIVTENTAKLGTPFAIPVDAIKGTTTGSSAYDRALTIKVLIDPKTKPSDLARPGHIFTLRAAPGGVLQRAGHTEAAVDLARLANLFPAGVLCEIMDVNGKMAKIPALIKMAQKFKMKIVTIRDLIEYRRKTEKLVNKIVETKLPTPFGEFNLYVYEDKTEGYLHLALVKGEVRGKDNVLVRVHSQCLTGDVFHSLRCDCGTQLKTALQKICQEKEGVLVYMRQEGRGIGLLGKLKSYALQDKGLDTVDSAIALGYQPDLRDYGIGAQILADLGLSRIRLLTNNPRKIIGLEGFGLKVVERIPIIVKPTKKNIKYLTTKRDRLGHLLGPIEKALK, encoded by the coding sequence ATGAAAAACATCTCTAAGCGTAAAACTATAACTTCAGAATTTAAACAAGTTTTTGCCACAGTTCCTGAAGCAATAAAATTGATAAGACGAGGTAAAATGATTATTGTGGTAGATGATAAAGACCGGGAAAACGAAGGTGATTTCGTTTGTGCGGCTCAATATATAACTCCGCAAAAGATAAATTTTATGGCACAATATGGCCGTGGTTTGATATGTTTTGCGGGAACGCCCGACCTTTTTGACCGACTAAAACTGCCACCGATTGTCACAGAAAACACTGCAAAATTGGGCACACCGTTTGCCATTCCTGTTGATGCAATTAAAGGCACAACAACTGGGAGTTCCGCATATGACCGCGCCTTAACCATTAAAGTGCTCATTGACCCCAAAACTAAACCCAGTGATTTAGCCCGACCAGGCCATATCTTTACCTTAAGAGCAGCTCCTGGCGGTGTGTTGCAAAGAGCTGGACATACTGAAGCCGCAGTTGATTTGGCACGACTGGCAAATCTCTTTCCTGCAGGTGTCTTATGTGAAATTATGGATGTAAACGGTAAAATGGCAAAAATCCCTGCTTTAATCAAAATGGCTCAAAAGTTCAAAATGAAAATCGTTACGATTCGAGACCTTATCGAATATCGAAGAAAGACAGAAAAGTTAGTAAATAAAATTGTTGAAACTAAACTACCAACTCCATTCGGAGAATTTAATTTATATGTTTACGAGGATAAGACAGAAGGTTATCTCCATTTAGCATTAGTAAAAGGTGAAGTTCGAGGAAAGGATAATGTTTTAGTCCGGGTCCATTCGCAATGTTTAACCGGTGATGTGTTCCATTCTTTACGCTGTGATTGTGGCACTCAGCTAAAAACTGCTTTACAAAAAATCTGCCAAGAAAAAGAAGGAGTTTTAGTATATATGAGACAAGAGGGGCGAGGTATTGGACTGCTTGGCAAGTTAAAGTCTTATGCGCTCCAAGATAAAGGTTTAGATACAGTCGATTCCGCAATCGCTTTGGGATACCAACCAGATTTGAGAGATTATGGCATTGGCGCACAAATTTTAGCCGATTTAGGACTTTCACGAATTCGGCTTCTAACCAATAACCCGAGAAAAATTATTGGCTTAGAAGGATTTGGACTGAAAGTCGTTGAAAGAATTCCAATTATCGTTAAACCAACTAAAAAGAACATTAAATATCTCACAACTAAAAGGGATCGATTAGGACATCTGTTAGGTCCAATTGAAAAAGCATTGAAATAA
- the rfbB gene encoding dTDP-glucose 4,6-dehydratase, whose amino-acid sequence MTKVLVTGGAGFIGSNFTKELLKDKDYQVIVLDKLTYAGNLDNFSEEIMNSPRFEFIKGDIVNRTLVSKLIKRVDVIINFAAETHIDRSIVDITPFVKTDFIGAFVLLDEFRKNPRERFIQISTSEVYGSAQSIPMTENHPIAPQSPYAATKASADRMAYAFFQTYKLPIVIVRPFNNYGPNQYPEKLLPFFITNAIENKPLFVYGTGKNTRDWIYVKDCAQALKRILEIDVNKIKGEVFNIGSGKEYNVLQIADIILNYFNKPKSFIKMIADRPGHVERLISSTKKSKEILKWEPKTEFTAGILKTIKWYEKNIWWWQKIKKRKEYQRFYQQWYEQQLKTQH is encoded by the coding sequence ATGACAAAAGTTTTAGTAACCGGTGGTGCAGGTTTTATTGGTTCTAATTTTACTAAAGAACTACTAAAAGATAAAGATTATCAAGTTATAGTTCTTGATAAACTCACTTATGCCGGAAATCTCGATAATTTCTCAGAAGAAATAATGAATAGTCCGCGCTTTGAATTTATTAAAGGTGACATTGTCAATAGAACTCTGGTCTCAAAATTGATTAAGCGTGTTGATGTAATAATAAACTTTGCGGCAGAAACTCATATTGACCGTTCAATTGTCGATATTACACCTTTTGTTAAAACTGATTTTATTGGTGCCTTTGTCCTTTTAGATGAATTTCGCAAAAATCCTCGCGAGCGCTTTATCCAAATTTCAACCAGCGAAGTTTACGGAAGTGCCCAAAGTATACCAATGACTGAGAACCATCCTATCGCGCCGCAAAGTCCTTATGCAGCAACTAAAGCCAGTGCCGACCGTATGGCTTATGCTTTTTTCCAAACATATAAATTGCCCATCGTTATTGTCCGACCATTCAACAATTACGGACCAAACCAATACCCCGAAAAATTATTGCCGTTTTTTATTACCAACGCCATCGAAAATAAACCACTTTTTGTTTATGGTACCGGAAAAAATACCCGCGATTGGATTTATGTTAAAGACTGTGCTCAGGCACTAAAAAGAATTTTAGAAATTGATGTCAATAAAATTAAAGGCGAGGTCTTTAATATTGGTTCAGGTAAAGAATATAATGTGTTACAAATTGCTGATATTATTCTGAATTATTTTAATAAACCGAAATCCTTTATTAAAATGATTGCGGACCGTCCCGGGCATGTCGAACGCCTAATTTCCAGCACAAAAAAATCTAAAGAAATACTCAAGTGGGAACCAAAAACTGAATTTACTGCTGGTATTCTGAAGACAATTAAGTGGTATGAAAAGAATATATGGTGGTGGCAGAAAATAAAAAAACGCAAAGAATACCAAAGATTTTATCAGCAGTGGTATGAACAACAACTCAAAACACAACATTAA
- a CDS encoding dTDP-4-dehydrorhamnose 3,5-epimerase family protein encodes MIQGVEIKKLRVIPDERGLVMEILRADDSFFQKFGQVYLSMVYPNVIKAWHYHKIQTDHFAVIKGMAKVVLYDQRPNSTTYKEINEFFLGEHNPCLVVIPPLVVHGMKGIGIEPAYLINCPTETYNYQQPDEYRIDPFDPQIPYKWDLKHG; translated from the coding sequence ATGATTCAAGGCGTAGAAATTAAAAAACTCCGAGTTATTCCTGACGAACGAGGTTTAGTTATGGAAATTCTTCGTGCTGATGACAGTTTCTTTCAGAAATTTGGTCAAGTTTATCTTTCAATGGTGTATCCCAATGTAATTAAAGCCTGGCATTACCATAAAATCCAAACTGACCATTTTGCGGTTATTAAAGGAATGGCAAAAGTTGTGCTATATGACCAGCGTCCGAATTCGACAACCTATAAAGAGATAAATGAATTTTTCTTAGGTGAACATAATCCTTGTTTGGTTGTCATTCCTCCTTTGGTTGTGCATGGTATGAAAGGCATCGGAATCGAACCAGCCTATCTTATAAATTGTCCGACTGAAACCTATAATTACCAACAACCGGATGAATATCGAATCGACCCATTTGACCCTCAAATACCTTATAAATGGGACCTAAAGCATGGATAG
- a CDS encoding mechanosensitive ion channel has product MLWQKFWNEIYSRFVSPERIAHFLVKILTILLIVALGIIIYRIVTWILSRVLKKHQEPKALTIIPLTNSILKYLTFFIVLIAVLRELGVNYGAILAGAGVVGLAVGFGAQTLIRDIISGFFLLFENLISVGDVIEVGQESGVVERIGLRTTQFRDYSGVLRTIPNGELTRFGNYNRDFMRVLITVDFDYDSDIRKGMAVADKVAKEWAKNNPEIVLEEPEVQGILGFSPSGMTIRVVAKVKPQTQWDAERDLRRLLKLSFDEHGIKIPAERRMIYLQK; this is encoded by the coding sequence ATGCTGTGGCAAAAATTTTGGAACGAAATTTATAGCCGGTTTGTGAGTCCGGAACGAATCGCACATTTTTTAGTTAAAATACTCACAATCTTGTTGATAGTTGCATTAGGCATTATTATCTATCGAATAGTGACCTGGATTTTATCTCGGGTATTAAAAAAGCATCAAGAACCAAAAGCATTAACGATAATTCCTTTAACCAATAGTATTCTAAAATATCTTACTTTCTTTATTGTTTTAATTGCAGTTCTGCGTGAATTGGGCGTTAATTATGGTGCAATTTTAGCGGGAGCCGGCGTTGTTGGTTTAGCAGTCGGATTTGGCGCACAAACTTTAATTAGAGATATCATCTCAGGGTTCTTTCTTTTGTTTGAAAACTTAATAAGCGTCGGCGACGTCATTGAAGTTGGACAAGAGAGCGGAGTTGTCGAACGCATCGGCCTTAGAACTACTCAATTTCGCGATTACTCAGGTGTTTTAAGAACAATCCCTAATGGCGAGTTAACTCGTTTTGGTAATTACAATCGAGATTTTATGCGGGTGTTAATAACCGTTGATTTTGATTATGATTCTGATATCAGAAAAGGAATGGCAGTTGCTGATAAAGTAGCAAAAGAGTGGGCAAAGAATAATCCCGAAATTGTTTTAGAAGAACCCGAAGTGCAAGGCATTTTAGGTTTTTCTCCTTCAGGGATGACGATTAGAGTTGTGGCTAAAGTTAAACCACAAACTCAATGGGATGCAGAAAGAGACTTGCGCCGACTTTTGAAATTATCTTTTGATGAGCACGGTATCAAAATACCTGCAGAACGCCGAATGATTTATCTCCAAAAATAA